A stretch of Candidatus Sphingomonas phytovorans DNA encodes these proteins:
- a CDS encoding IS5 family transposase (programmed frameshift) encodes MDRFVLTDAQWAKLEPHCLGKPTDPGRSGRNNRLFMEAVLWIVRTGSPWRDLPAIFGNWSTAFRRFRDWREADVFKKIFDALSEESDMEYAMVDATIVKVHRHGQGAKGGPSSQAIGRSKGGMTTKILALTDALGNLVRFQLMPGHRFDTVGVAPLIKGVEFGALLADKAFDSNDIIAELNERGAKIVISQHPRRAIPIPLDAEMYKWRHLIESFFCKLKEFKRIAMRACKTDRSFEAMIYLAAAVINSR; translated from the exons ATGGATCGCTTTGTACTGACCGATGCCCAATGGGCGAAGCTGGAGCCGCACTGTCTGGGCAAGCCGACCGACCCGGGGCGGAGCGGTAGGAATAACCGGCTGTTCATGGAAGCGGTGTTGTGGATTGTGCGAACGGGCAGTCCGTGGCGTGACCTTCCGGCCATATTCGGCAACTGGAGCACGGCGTTTCGACGGTTCCGCGATTGGCGAGAAGCCGATGTTTTCAAGAAGATTTTCGATGCCTTGTCGGAGGAGTCCGACATGGAATACGCCATGGTCGACGCCACCATCGTCAAGGTTCACCGGCACGGCCAGGGCGCAAAAGGGGGAC CTTCGAGCCAGGCCATTGGCCGCTCCAAAGGCGGCATGACGACCAAGATTCTGGCGCTGACCGATGCCTTGGGCAACCTCGTGCGCTTCCAACTAATGCCCGGCCATCGCTTCGACACCGTCGGCGTCGCCCCGCTGATCAAGGGCGTCGAGTTTGGCGCCTTGCTTGCCGACAAAGCCTTCGACAGCAACGACATCATCGCTGAACTCAACGAGCGGGGCGCGAAGATCGTTATCTCGCAGCACCCGCGACGCGCCATTCCCATCCCGCTCGATGCGGAGATGTACAAATGGCGCCATCTGATCGAAAGCTTCTTCTGCAAGCTCAAAGAGTTCAAGCGCATCGCCATGCGCGCCTGCAAAACCGATCGCAGCTTCGAGGCCATGATCTACCTCGCAGCAGCCGTCATCAACTCACGATGA
- a CDS encoding LysR family transcriptional regulator, whose product MQYRRLPPLNSLRAFEAAARHSSMASAAAELHVTHGAVSKQIQMLEQELGTPLFERRNRGIHLTRSGRWLAERLEAVFADLRRTMQDFPGGGEMPGPLTISCEPTLCLRLLIPALADLKIATGLDIRVLAAGGPIDFRRDQVDIAIRRSDVAMPAAVETTILADERMGPVMHPGLAARDIATLPRLRSDTRPAAWSAWTQRHPASLAGPVIPYEHFYLAIQAAEAGQGMAMASIHMVADALNDGRLHAPYGFSPDGTHYLAIWPTGQEDDRRDALIAWLRDRMTRVSAE is encoded by the coding sequence ATGCAATATCGCCGCCTTCCTCCGCTGAATTCCCTGCGCGCTTTCGAGGCGGCGGCCCGTCATTCGAGCATGGCTTCGGCGGCGGCCGAATTGCACGTGACGCATGGCGCCGTGTCGAAGCAGATCCAGATGCTTGAGCAGGAACTCGGCACCCCGCTGTTCGAACGGCGCAATCGCGGCATCCACCTCACGCGATCCGGCCGCTGGCTTGCTGAACGGCTGGAAGCGGTGTTCGCCGACCTGCGCCGAACCATGCAGGATTTTCCAGGTGGCGGGGAAATGCCCGGCCCCCTGACGATATCGTGCGAACCGACCCTGTGCCTGCGGCTACTCATTCCCGCGCTTGCCGATCTGAAGATTGCGACGGGCCTTGATATCCGCGTGCTGGCCGCCGGTGGCCCGATCGATTTCCGACGCGATCAGGTCGACATCGCGATCCGCCGAAGCGATGTCGCCATGCCGGCCGCCGTCGAGACGACAATACTCGCCGACGAGCGCATGGGCCCGGTCATGCATCCGGGGCTTGCCGCCCGGGATATCGCGACCCTGCCTCGCCTGCGCAGCGACACGCGTCCAGCAGCCTGGTCCGCCTGGACGCAGCGGCACCCCGCAAGCCTTGCCGGACCAGTCATCCCCTATGAGCATTTCTATCTGGCCATCCAGGCGGCCGAAGCGGGCCAGGGCATGGCCATGGCGTCGATCCATATGGTCGCGGATGCTCTCAACGATGGACGCTTGCACGCTCCTTACGGATTCTCGCCCGATGGCACGCACTATCTCGCGATCTGGCCGACTGGTCAGGAAGATGATCGACGGGACGCGCTCATTGCCTGGCTTCGCGACCGTATGACCCGCGTGTCGGCGGAATGA
- a CDS encoding LysE family transporter has protein sequence MEGFSLILGIIWLAVVSPGADFAMVSRLSCIDGRRAGLLAALGIAMGCWFHVGYAIFGIAIVERLFPQFLIVLKIGGAAYLIYLGATMALSHPASTPDAEVPSRPAGSRSLTMGLLTNGLNPKTAVFVVSLYAQAIGPGTPLAVKLGYGVAISLSHLIWFAAVAIFLSRPSIRARVMARQRLANACIGAILILLGIMLGLSDVVSPARHAT, from the coding sequence ATGGAAGGCTTTTCCCTCATTCTCGGCATTATCTGGCTGGCCGTCGTCAGCCCTGGTGCCGATTTCGCCATGGTATCCCGGCTAAGCTGCATCGACGGCCGTCGCGCGGGGTTGCTCGCCGCTCTGGGCATTGCGATGGGGTGTTGGTTTCACGTCGGCTATGCCATCTTCGGCATCGCCATCGTCGAACGGCTCTTTCCGCAGTTCCTGATCGTGCTCAAGATCGGTGGCGCTGCTTATCTGATCTATCTGGGTGCCACGATGGCCCTGTCGCACCCTGCGTCGACGCCCGATGCCGAGGTACCATCCCGCCCGGCCGGCTCGCGTTCGCTGACGATGGGATTGCTGACCAACGGCCTCAACCCAAAGACCGCGGTCTTTGTCGTCAGCCTCTATGCGCAAGCGATCGGGCCGGGCACGCCGCTCGCGGTGAAGCTCGGTTATGGAGTCGCGATCTCCCTGTCGCATCTGATCTGGTTTGCAGCGGTCGCCATATTTCTCTCGCGGCCGTCAATTCGGGCAAGGGTGATGGCGCGGCAGCGTCTGGCGAATGCGTGCATCGGTGCCATCCTGATCCTGCTGGGGATCATGCTTGGCCTGAGCGACGTCGTGAGCCCGGCACGCCACGCAACGTGA